One region of Streptomyces sp. NBC_00271 genomic DNA includes:
- a CDS encoding ATP-binding protein, with protein sequence MLVTGALHVPTSGSEAFDIRRVPERAVVTVPSQAQLVGRLRRFTADLLRHWRIGEEEQEVAVLIVGELGANAVQHGRSEMTLLLTLGDDGLLQISMSDSGAHTTHPDSGLRPDEHGRGMTIVEQLAERLEIHLNNRGCVVSACVRVKPLPRACKPSD encoded by the coding sequence ATGCTGGTGACCGGCGCTCTGCATGTCCCGACGAGCGGCAGCGAGGCGTTCGACATTCGCCGGGTCCCTGAGCGCGCCGTGGTGACGGTGCCGTCCCAGGCGCAACTGGTGGGGAGATTGCGCCGTTTCACCGCAGATCTCCTACGCCACTGGCGGATCGGCGAGGAAGAGCAGGAAGTGGCCGTACTCATCGTCGGCGAACTGGGCGCCAACGCCGTCCAGCACGGGCGCTCGGAAATGACACTGCTGCTGACCCTCGGCGACGACGGTCTGCTTCAAATCTCCATGTCCGACTCGGGAGCGCACACCACCCACCCGGACTCAGGTCTCCGCCCCGACGAGCATGGACGCGGCATGACGATCGTCGAACAATTGGCCGAGCGTCTGGAGATCCATCTCAACAACCGCGGATGTGTTGTGAGCGCCTGCGTGCGCGTCAAGCCACTACCCAGGGCCTGCAAGCCAAGCGACTGA
- a CDS encoding AfsR/SARP family transcriptional regulator, whose protein sequence is MTVRFSVLGPVQAWSQGGEVPLGPPQQRAVLAILLLKHGQSISAHELVNGVWGESQPSGAVAVLRTYVSRLRKALEPDRAPGKPSRLVASVADGYRMCPEEFTLDLALFEARLGEARRRTDAGDLNGAAHLLHDALSGWNGTSLVGVPGPFAETERARLLQRWLSATEIRLSIDLTTGLPDAVVNELTLLRSRHPMRERLSELLMLALHRCGRTAEALGVFNSTRRNLVEELGIDPGPALRHLHDRILAADPALSTPAAALSPSGAALTRTHKGNAGPSDAESAHSRAAAPIEEAGEAMSATRSSSTGQHTVRPFHLPTDLPAFAGRATELGRVEALLSDSHRPATVVISGMAGIGKTALAVHWAHRIVRHFPDGTLFVNLRGFDAQGTPLDPADVIRLFLDALGVPPSQVPADPQAQVSLYRSLLADRRVLIVLDNARDTEQVRQLLPGTPSCLVLVTSRSQLQGLVARSGAHPLALGLMPPSEAKEVLIRRVGVARVTADSRAADDIVRLCGRLPLALAIVAARASMYPHFPLSAISADLRDSQGSLNVFSATDPSTDARSVFSWSYDALSPDAARMFRLLRLIPAPDIAVPMAASLAGITPHTARVLLANLARANLLMEITPGRYVFHDLLRSYAAELALKHDTPSEKLRAERRLLDHLLHSMLEVSSLLSPHRETIPLPPPQPGTKPERFTERKQALHWLRTERRTLCAAVARACNGPFPRRAWQLAFLMELFLDRLGHWHDSLVVHQTALIAAQRAGDLIGEAHARRGLGFACVRLDRPQEARQHLEVARILYAELQDDLGLARTLRYMAFQANRQGEHHYALHHYREASALYKTAGNRSGQGSVLNETGWTHILLEQYEQALDHCSQAILLHQETGDPNGAAAAHDSLGYAHHHLGNHAQAIACYRRALDLYRALGDRILEADTLAHIGDTECARGNSIGAKEAWQASAVILEAENHPAARTVRDNIRRLEQARAATGGGRQ, encoded by the coding sequence ATGACTGTGCGTTTTTCAGTGCTGGGGCCAGTACAGGCCTGGTCCCAAGGTGGAGAAGTACCGCTCGGGCCCCCGCAACAGCGGGCCGTTCTCGCGATCCTTCTACTCAAACACGGCCAATCGATCAGCGCCCACGAGCTCGTCAACGGGGTGTGGGGTGAGTCCCAGCCTTCAGGGGCCGTTGCCGTGCTGCGTACCTACGTATCGCGCCTTCGCAAGGCTCTTGAGCCGGACCGGGCACCCGGTAAGCCGTCGCGACTGGTGGCATCGGTGGCTGATGGGTACAGGATGTGCCCTGAGGAATTCACACTGGATCTTGCGCTCTTCGAGGCCCGACTCGGGGAGGCCAGGCGACGGACCGACGCCGGCGACCTCAACGGTGCCGCTCATCTCCTCCATGATGCGTTGAGCGGATGGAACGGCACATCTCTGGTTGGCGTACCCGGCCCGTTCGCCGAAACGGAACGAGCACGGCTTCTGCAGCGTTGGTTGAGCGCGACGGAAATACGCCTGTCCATCGACCTCACCACCGGTCTCCCCGATGCAGTGGTCAATGAGTTGACGTTACTGCGCTCGCGGCACCCGATGCGCGAGCGACTCAGCGAACTGCTGATGTTGGCTCTGCACCGCTGCGGCCGGACGGCGGAAGCTTTGGGCGTCTTCAACTCCACTCGTCGCAACCTGGTGGAGGAGCTGGGGATCGATCCCGGCCCGGCCTTGCGGCATCTGCACGACCGCATACTGGCCGCGGATCCCGCCTTGTCGACGCCTGCTGCAGCCCTGTCGCCGTCGGGTGCAGCACTTACGAGGACGCACAAGGGCAACGCTGGCCCTTCGGACGCGGAGTCCGCCCACAGTAGGGCCGCGGCGCCGATCGAAGAAGCAGGCGAGGCGATGAGCGCCACTCGGTCCTCGAGCACAGGTCAGCACACCGTACGACCGTTCCACCTTCCCACCGACTTGCCCGCGTTCGCCGGAAGGGCCACGGAACTCGGCCGGGTCGAGGCGCTCTTGTCAGACAGCCATCGCCCGGCGACTGTCGTTATCAGCGGTATGGCCGGTATCGGTAAGACTGCTCTCGCCGTTCACTGGGCCCACCGGATAGTCCGTCACTTTCCTGATGGCACGCTTTTCGTCAACCTGCGCGGGTTCGATGCCCAAGGCACCCCTCTCGATCCCGCAGACGTGATCCGGCTTTTCCTCGACGCGCTCGGCGTGCCGCCGAGCCAGGTTCCAGCCGACCCACAAGCACAAGTCTCCTTGTACCGAAGCCTGCTGGCGGACCGACGAGTGCTGATCGTCCTCGACAACGCACGTGACACTGAGCAGGTACGCCAACTCCTGCCAGGGACACCCTCCTGCCTTGTCCTCGTCACTAGTCGTTCGCAACTGCAGGGACTCGTGGCCCGTAGTGGCGCCCATCCGCTCGCCCTGGGTCTCATGCCTCCCTCAGAAGCAAAGGAGGTGCTCATCCGTCGAGTCGGAGTCGCCCGTGTCACAGCGGACTCCCGCGCCGCAGACGACATCGTCCGACTCTGCGGTCGGCTCCCCCTCGCACTGGCGATCGTGGCCGCCCGTGCTTCCATGTACCCTCATTTCCCTCTGTCTGCGATCTCGGCAGACCTGAGGGACAGCCAAGGCAGCCTGAACGTATTCTCGGCAACTGATCCCTCGACCGATGCACGCTCCGTGTTCTCCTGGTCGTACGACGCACTCTCCCCCGACGCCGCTCGCATGTTCCGGCTGCTGCGGCTGATCCCCGCACCTGATATCGCCGTACCGATGGCGGCCAGTCTCGCCGGCATCACTCCCCACACGGCCCGGGTGCTGCTCGCGAATCTGGCACGTGCGAATCTGCTCATGGAGATCACTCCGGGCCGCTACGTCTTTCATGACCTGTTGCGCAGTTACGCCGCGGAACTGGCCCTGAAACATGACACTCCGAGTGAAAAGCTCCGGGCCGAACGCCGGTTGCTCGATCATCTGCTGCACAGCATGCTCGAGGTTTCCTCCCTCCTCAGTCCGCATCGAGAGACGATTCCCCTGCCTCCGCCCCAGCCCGGAACGAAACCCGAACGGTTCACCGAGCGGAAGCAAGCGCTCCACTGGCTGCGTACAGAACGTCGCACACTTTGCGCGGCGGTAGCCCGCGCGTGCAACGGCCCGTTTCCGCGCCGCGCCTGGCAGTTGGCATTCCTCATGGAGCTGTTCCTCGATCGTCTGGGGCATTGGCACGACTCGCTCGTAGTCCACCAGACGGCGCTAATCGCCGCCCAACGCGCGGGAGACCTCATCGGGGAGGCGCACGCTCGCCGAGGCCTGGGCTTTGCGTGTGTGCGGCTGGACCGGCCACAAGAGGCCCGGCAGCACCTCGAGGTAGCTCGAATTCTTTATGCCGAGCTTCAGGATGACCTCGGCCTGGCCCGGACGCTACGCTATATGGCTTTCCAAGCAAATCGACAAGGCGAACATCACTATGCCCTTCATCATTACCGGGAAGCGAGCGCCCTTTACAAGACAGCCGGCAATCGAAGCGGACAAGGTAGCGTGCTCAACGAAACTGGCTGGACTCACATCCTTCTCGAACAATATGAGCAGGCGCTCGATCACTGCTCACAAGCCATCCTCCTGCATCAGGAGACCGGCGACCCGAATGGCGCGGCCGCTGCACACGACAGCCTCGGCTACGCTCACCACCATCTCGGCAACCACGCACAGGCAATTGCCTGCTATCGACGCGCCTTGGACCTGTACCGTGCCCTCGGTGATCGCATTTTGGAAGCTGACACCCTCGCGCACATCGGCGACACGGAGTGTGCCCGGGGAAACAGCATCGGAGCCAAGGAGGCCTGGCAGGCGTCTGCGGTGATCCTGGAGGCAGAAAATCACCCTGCTGCCCGGACGGTGCGAGACAACATCCGCCGACTTGAGCAGGCTCGGGCGGCGACCGGAGGCGGTCGACAGTGA
- a CDS encoding peptidoglycan recognition protein family protein — protein sequence MLYTLGGALLTPIVVACGSSPTGASPNDANPKQKRVTQARPKTQVLQSSSPTGSPQRTNFPITAVGISWTGAQRGIRIRFYDKSGATGAWEAVRPGCPCGKDAVDSAARAENTFRAIVSGHDSFGYQIDAASDVHLVNAVAIDAGILPGLAIAGPRESPQQSAPPTKSGLDFPPANYLTRADWGANESKRFEPDGRESSPTRFFPLQAVTVHHTVTANNDRDPAATVRAIYELHTTGNKWGDIGYHFLIDRVGRIYEGRWSGKDGVPAHDRNGNVVTAFHTAGFNSGNLGIALLGDFRTETQTPAMSRSLTQLVASVARKHDLDPRAAITYRNPLDGRRKRITTLAGHRDWIPTECPGATAHEHLSNIRQSTARLLSGGRSQAATETAS from the coding sequence GTGCTCTACACACTCGGCGGGGCGCTCCTCACGCCCATTGTTGTCGCCTGTGGAAGCTCACCGACCGGTGCCTCACCCAATGATGCGAATCCGAAGCAAAAACGTGTCACCCAGGCCAGGCCGAAGACGCAGGTGCTGCAGAGTTCCTCGCCCACCGGATCACCGCAGCGGACCAACTTCCCCATCACAGCGGTGGGCATAAGCTGGACCGGAGCGCAACGCGGCATCCGAATCCGCTTCTATGACAAGTCTGGCGCCACTGGCGCTTGGGAGGCTGTCCGTCCGGGCTGCCCCTGCGGCAAAGACGCCGTAGACTCTGCAGCAAGGGCAGAGAATACTTTCCGGGCAATTGTATCGGGACACGACAGCTTTGGGTATCAGATCGATGCAGCCTCCGATGTGCACCTCGTCAACGCGGTCGCAATCGATGCTGGAATATTGCCGGGGCTGGCCATCGCGGGTCCTCGAGAAAGCCCACAGCAGTCAGCACCTCCAACAAAGTCAGGGCTTGATTTCCCGCCGGCCAACTACCTCACGCGTGCCGACTGGGGAGCCAATGAGAGTAAGCGGTTCGAGCCCGATGGAAGGGAGTCATCCCCGACCCGCTTCTTCCCGTTGCAAGCAGTCACCGTCCATCACACCGTGACAGCGAACAACGACCGAGACCCGGCTGCTACGGTGCGTGCCATCTACGAGCTCCATACTACCGGTAACAAGTGGGGAGACATCGGTTATCATTTCCTTATCGACCGAGTCGGTCGTATTTACGAGGGCCGTTGGTCGGGTAAGGACGGTGTTCCGGCACATGACCGGAACGGAAATGTGGTCACCGCCTTCCACACCGCAGGATTCAACTCGGGAAATCTCGGCATCGCGCTGCTCGGTGATTTCCGGACAGAAACGCAGACGCCGGCCATGAGCCGCTCGCTCACCCAACTCGTCGCGTCCGTGGCACGGAAGCACGATTTGGACCCTCGTGCTGCAATCACGTACCGCAACCCCCTCGACGGCAGGCGGAAGCGGATCACCACGCTGGCTGGTCATCGAGACTGGATACCCACCGAGTGCCCAGGTGCCACCGCGCACGAGCATTTGAGCAATATCAGGCAGAGCACCGCGCGGCTGCTGTCCGGCGGACGATCGCAGGCAGCGACTGAGACCGCTTCATGA
- a CDS encoding IS3 family transposase (programmed frameshift) — MARPSRYPLELRRRAVRMVAEVGDDYPNETAALQAVAEKLGIGSRETLRNWVKQHAIDAGTRPGTTTEESAQLKALKKENAELKRANEILKAAAKFLRGRARPATHTLVAFIDEHRDRFGGVEPICRTLTEHDCRIAPSTYYAHHKRRSTPSARTVRDAELKQQISQVFEANYHVYGARKIWRELNRQGRRVARCTVERLMRELGIAGAVRGKRVITTLPGGQAERAPDLLDRDFVAAAPNRCWVADFTHVKTWAGVVYVAFVVDTFSRRIVGWSAATAKETVFVLDALEMAVWQRDRDQHPVQPGELIHHSDAGSQYTSFRLAEHLDAAGIAASIGSVGDAYDNALMESTIGLYKTELIKPQRPWKSLSQVELATAEWVDWYNHRRLHGEIGHVPPVEYEANHYMEATKPQVTTII; from the exons ATGGCACGACCTTCCCGTTACCCGCTTGAGCTCCGCCGTCGTGCGGTGCGCATGGTCGCCGAGGTAGGCGACGACTACCCGAACGAGACGGCCGCCCTGCAGGCGGTGGCCGAGAAGCTCGGCATCGGCTCGCGCGAGACGCTGCGGAACTGGGTGAAGCAGCACGCGATCGACGCGGGGACACGTCCGGGGACGACGACGGAGGAGTCCGCCCAGCTCAAGGCGTTGAAGAAGGAGAACGCCGAACTCAAGCGGGCCAACGAGATCCTGAAGGCCGCGGCGA AGTTTCTTCGCGGCCGAGCTCGACCGGCCACACACACGCTCGTAGCGTTCATCGACGAGCACCGGGACCGCTTCGGCGGCGTCGAGCCGATCTGCAGGACGCTCACCGAGCACGACTGCAGGATCGCCCCTTCCACCTACTACGCCCACCACAAACGTCGGAGCACGCCCTCGGCCAGGACCGTGCGGGATGCCGAACTGAAGCAACAGATCAGCCAGGTCTTCGAGGCCAACTACCACGTCTACGGGGCGAGGAAGATCTGGCGTGAGCTGAACCGGCAGGGCCGCCGCGTGGCCCGCTGCACCGTCGAACGCCTGATGCGCGAACTCGGCATCGCTGGGGCGGTCCGTGGTAAACGCGTGATCACCACGCTGCCCGGCGGGCAGGCCGAACGGGCGCCGGACCTGCTGGACCGGGACTTCGTCGCTGCCGCCCCGAACCGCTGCTGGGTCGCGGACTTCACCCACGTGAAGACCTGGGCCGGTGTCGTCTACGTCGCCTTCGTCGTGGACACGTTCTCCCGCCGGATCGTCGGCTGGTCCGCGGCCACCGCGAAGGAAACGGTCTTCGTCCTGGACGCCCTTGAGATGGCCGTGTGGCAACGTGACCGCGACCAACACCCAGTTCAGCCAGGCGAGTTGATCCACCACTCGGATGCCGGGTCGCAATATACGAGTTTCCGGCTCGCCGAGCATCTGGACGCCGCCGGCATCGCCGCCTCGATCGGATCGGTCGGCGACGCCTACGACAATGCCCTGATGGAGAGCACGATCGGCCTGTACAAGACCGAGCTGATCAAGCCCCAACGGCCCTGGAAGTCGCTCTCCCAGGTCGAGTTGGCCACCGCAGAGTGGGTCGACTGGTACAACCACCGCCGACTCCACGGTGAGATAGGGCACGTTCCGCCCGTTGAGTACGAAGCCAACCACTACATGGAAGCCACGAAACCCCAGGTCACAACCATAATCTGA
- a CDS encoding IS110 family transposase, whose product MDDRGIVIDHWAFQHSEDDFETALARLASHGTPAELPVIIERSSGLVVDRLLEAGHPVVPVHPTAFHAARPRWGASGAKSDPGDSYKLADYLRTDGHRLRRLVPVDSGLRELQALVRLRDDHVRARTAAGNQLGALLEQHWPGPRNLFCSLVSDIALNFLTDYPTPQAAARLGEARMAAFCNHPATQRLKAS is encoded by the coding sequence ATTGACGACCGCGGCATCGTGATCGACCATTGGGCCTTCCAGCACAGCGAAGACGACTTTGAGACTGCTTTGGCCCGGCTGGCCAGCCACGGCACCCCGGCCGAACTGCCCGTCATCATCGAACGTTCCAGTGGGCTGGTCGTCGACCGCTTGCTCGAGGCCGGACACCCGGTCGTCCCCGTGCACCCCACCGCCTTCCACGCCGCCCGGCCTCGATGGGGCGCCTCCGGCGCCAAGTCCGATCCTGGTGACAGCTACAAACTCGCCGACTACCTGCGAACCGACGGCCACCGCCTGCGCCGCCTCGTGCCTGTCGACAGCGGCCTGCGAGAACTCCAAGCCCTCGTGCGCCTGCGCGACGACCACGTTCGCGCACGCACGGCCGCCGGCAACCAGCTCGGCGCCCTGCTCGAACAGCACTGGCCTGGGCCCAGGAACCTGTTCTGCTCGCTTGTCTCCGACATCGCCCTGAACTTCCTGACCGACTACCCCACCCCGCAGGCGGCTGCCCGACTCGGCGAAGCCCGCATGGCCGCCTTCTGCAACCACCCCGCCACCCAACGCCTCAAAGCCAGCTGA
- a CDS encoding zeta toxin family protein, whose translation MFSHRREASTGNQDAFRGHRAVPRFPVEPPRTRLPSDQIEGIFKHRIFPAYRDGLARSTSNRQPMALFIIGQPGSGKSSVEGPLLTNLGYPKLSSLDGDDLYVYHPSYESFAGKDDIHATQACDPDVDQWSGMLFNHAVYSRASFVLHFSPCPGVDERMEALKRQGYRVEVAFVAVNDNISRQGIVDRYFAARSEKGYGRWVDLEVHDNLYPAVPRLAGLVNQKKCADAAYVVVRGGEIVHRQHIKSDGNWSYTPRGIATVINDVRERKWTPGQAKDFLDRQERIGDWAGRTRSPLPDLPDKVYEIGIHANPMIKSAFTPSIQIPATVRTSVAARIRPSGSSGIVPQSNPYNYEYAAPRIPDQQRKQHTRLV comes from the coding sequence ATGTTTTCGCACAGGCGAGAAGCCTCAACGGGGAATCAGGACGCTTTCCGGGGGCATCGAGCGGTTCCCAGGTTCCCGGTCGAACCGCCACGGACGCGTCTGCCGTCCGACCAGATAGAAGGAATTTTCAAACACCGAATTTTTCCTGCTTATCGGGACGGCCTGGCACGCAGCACCTCTAACCGGCAGCCTATGGCATTATTTATCATAGGGCAGCCCGGGTCAGGGAAGAGCAGCGTCGAGGGCCCCTTGCTGACGAACCTCGGCTATCCCAAGCTCTCGTCACTTGACGGAGACGACCTTTACGTCTACCACCCTAGCTACGAATCGTTTGCCGGGAAAGACGACATTCACGCGACGCAGGCGTGCGACCCCGACGTAGATCAGTGGTCGGGCATGCTCTTCAACCATGCGGTTTATAGCCGAGCGAGCTTTGTTTTGCATTTTTCTCCGTGCCCAGGGGTTGACGAGCGGATGGAGGCTTTGAAGCGGCAAGGCTATCGGGTCGAGGTGGCATTCGTTGCCGTGAATGACAATATCAGCCGCCAGGGAATCGTTGATCGTTATTTTGCTGCGCGCTCCGAAAAAGGTTACGGCCGATGGGTCGATCTAGAAGTCCACGACAATCTTTATCCTGCAGTACCTCGTCTTGCCGGGCTGGTGAACCAAAAAAAGTGCGCCGATGCCGCTTACGTAGTCGTCAGGGGAGGAGAAATTGTGCACCGCCAGCACATCAAAAGCGATGGAAATTGGAGTTATACACCCCGTGGAATCGCCACTGTCATAAATGATGTACGGGAACGGAAGTGGACTCCCGGACAAGCAAAAGACTTCCTCGACAGGCAAGAGCGTATCGGAGACTGGGCTGGTCGAACTCGATCACCTCTGCCGGACCTGCCAGATAAGGTATACGAAATCGGCATTCACGCGAACCCCATGATCAAAAGCGCCTTCACGCCTTCCATACAGATTCCCGCCACGGTCAGGACGAGTGTCGCGGCACGTATACGGCCTTCGGGCAGCAGCGGTATCGTCCCGCAATCCAACCCTTATAATTACGAGTACGCGGCACCTAGAATTCCCGACCAGCAGAGAAAACAGCATACGAGGCTCGTCTGA
- a CDS encoding NAD(P)H-dependent oxidoreductase: MLTGKKAIVIPTSGSDFNNLAFAAMDFHAPYLRSALAFVGITDVEIISVNGMASPRLEEAIEKGTQAIEASLAV; the protein is encoded by the coding sequence CTGCTGACCGGCAAGAAGGCCATCGTGATCCCCACCTCCGGCAGCGACTTCAACAACCTCGCCTTCGCCGCGATGGACTTCCACGCCCCCTACCTGCGCAGCGCGCTCGCATTCGTCGGCATCACCGACGTGGAGATCATCTCGGTCAACGGGATGGCCTCTCCCCGGCTCGAGGAAGCGATCGAGAAGGGCACGCAGGCAATCGAGGCATCTCTCGCGGTCTGA
- a CDS encoding chitinase: MFSGFSTSAKSGSGFPDHYAAPFVQSWDSPSILEQARHDARLKYFNLAFIVDAGGCRAKLNGETELNDSGWISAINATRAAGGDVMASFGGEGGHDLAVSCPSVDSAKAQYRTAIDTLKLSRIDLDVEGKELNDQAANDRRNKALAQLQQEYRAAGKELGVNYTLPVAPDGLTDAGKLLLRNAESNGLDVNLVNIMAMDYGRKVDDMGGAAIDAANALHSDLHEIWSSKTDSQLWAIEGITPMVGVNDTRSEVFTVEDAEKLVSFATSKKVQQLAFWSLNRDWKCGQDRIDTNENCSGTEQSSWEFTRLITGIEDNGFLVPTQSTATPKPDPNPHETFGPVPPPATPATQAPPPARQPISRLGITGQVTCQSGGPVVGVWVQAAHGADSRFAAWRGIGDGASADWWTELPQHEEYSLHVGCGGTADQWGNENKTGTVSGPHNSFTCDDITGDSSYERCVSR; the protein is encoded by the coding sequence GTGTTCAGTGGATTCTCGACAAGCGCAAAGTCCGGATCAGGGTTTCCCGATCATTACGCAGCTCCGTTTGTCCAATCGTGGGATTCTCCGTCCATTCTCGAGCAGGCACGCCATGATGCCCGACTGAAGTATTTCAACCTGGCCTTCATCGTCGACGCTGGTGGTTGTCGCGCAAAGCTGAACGGCGAGACCGAGTTGAACGATTCCGGCTGGATTTCGGCCATCAATGCCACCCGCGCCGCGGGTGGTGACGTCATGGCATCTTTCGGCGGCGAGGGGGGACACGATCTGGCAGTTTCCTGTCCGTCGGTCGATTCGGCGAAGGCTCAATACAGGACGGCAATTGACACGCTGAAACTCAGCCGAATCGATCTGGACGTAGAGGGCAAGGAACTCAACGACCAGGCCGCCAACGATCGCCGTAACAAGGCCCTCGCCCAGTTGCAGCAGGAGTACAGGGCGGCAGGCAAAGAGCTGGGCGTCAACTACACCCTGCCGGTGGCGCCGGACGGTCTGACCGATGCTGGTAAATTGCTCCTGAGGAATGCCGAGAGCAACGGCCTCGACGTCAACCTTGTCAATATCATGGCGATGGATTACGGCCGCAAGGTGGACGACATGGGCGGAGCCGCGATCGACGCGGCAAATGCCCTCCACAGCGACCTCCACGAGATCTGGTCGTCCAAGACGGACAGTCAGTTGTGGGCCATCGAAGGCATCACCCCCATGGTCGGGGTCAATGACACTCGCTCCGAAGTCTTCACCGTAGAGGATGCCGAGAAGCTGGTGAGCTTCGCCACGTCCAAGAAGGTTCAGCAGCTGGCCTTTTGGTCCCTCAACCGGGACTGGAAGTGCGGGCAGGACAGAATTGACACGAATGAGAACTGCAGCGGTACCGAGCAGAGCAGCTGGGAGTTCACGCGCTTGATCACTGGCATCGAGGACAACGGCTTCCTCGTTCCGACGCAGAGCACGGCCACGCCGAAGCCGGACCCGAATCCGCACGAGACGTTCGGCCCTGTGCCTCCGCCCGCCACACCGGCCACGCAGGCACCGCCACCCGCGCGGCAACCCATCAGCCGCCTCGGCATCACCGGCCAGGTGACGTGCCAATCGGGCGGCCCTGTCGTGGGCGTCTGGGTCCAGGCAGCACATGGCGCGGACTCGCGCTTCGCCGCGTGGAGGGGCATCGGAGACGGGGCGTCGGCCGACTGGTGGACCGAACTACCACAGCACGAGGAATACTCCCTCCACGTCGGTTGCGGCGGAACGGCCGACCAGTGGGGCAATGAGAACAAGACCGGAACCGTCTCCGGCCCGCACAATTCGTTCACCTGCGATGACATCACCGGCGACTCCAGCTACGAAAGGTGCGTGAGCCGGTGA
- a CDS encoding FAD-dependent oxidoreductase has protein sequence MVHTLIVGAGPTGLVTAMLLATEGHRVTVVDQDAGAPADGPHGVWEKWKRPGVRQFAAAHILAPAGYRILQRELPETLSEFRSWGGRCHNMIADALSLIPGGTDVPDDERFDTVAARRPVLEAALLAVTERTTGITLRRGVRAVELLAADAPGGRGVRVTGIVLDHGERLTADLVVEASGRSGFAASLFSDAMSAWPGGADRGFRYYTRHFRSTDGNLPGPAPWPLHHHDSVSVIVVPGDNGTWSMTLVTSGTDQELRGLGRSDAWQRVAALYPALAPWAEGMPIGGVVAMGGIHSVRRQLVDAARPLVTGLVALGDAWATTNPQFGLGITLGITHATHLRDVLREEGVGSPAELALRFHAVTERNLGPVWAALADWEVHRQAEIDADMRGKVYRSGNTAWNQHVAGRSACLRDADVMRAMAEIGFLLSDSQESMGKPGLATRFAELRADAPRYVGGPNRRELLDAVNGLSPRTS, from the coding sequence ATGGTTCACACACTGATTGTCGGAGCAGGTCCAACCGGCTTGGTCACAGCGATGCTGCTGGCCACGGAAGGACACCGTGTCACCGTGGTCGACCAGGACGCCGGAGCGCCCGCCGACGGCCCGCACGGCGTCTGGGAGAAGTGGAAGCGGCCTGGGGTCCGCCAGTTCGCCGCCGCGCATATCCTCGCCCCAGCCGGCTACCGCATCCTGCAGCGGGAACTACCCGAAACCCTGTCGGAGTTCCGTTCATGGGGGGGACGCTGCCACAACATGATCGCCGACGCGCTCAGCCTCATACCCGGTGGCACGGACGTACCTGATGACGAACGGTTCGACACCGTTGCGGCACGCCGACCGGTGCTGGAGGCCGCTCTGCTGGCCGTGACGGAACGCACCACGGGCATCACACTGCGGCGAGGCGTCCGCGCAGTGGAGCTACTGGCCGCAGACGCACCCGGAGGGCGCGGCGTGCGGGTGACCGGAATCGTGCTGGACCACGGCGAACGTCTCACGGCCGACCTGGTTGTGGAGGCATCCGGCCGGAGCGGGTTCGCGGCCTCGTTGTTCTCCGACGCCATGAGTGCCTGGCCGGGCGGGGCAGACCGGGGATTCCGCTACTACACACGGCACTTCCGTTCCACCGACGGCAACCTCCCCGGCCCGGCGCCCTGGCCCCTCCACCACCACGACAGCGTTTCAGTCATCGTCGTCCCGGGCGACAATGGCACCTGGTCGATGACCCTGGTCACGTCCGGTACGGACCAGGAACTCAGAGGTCTCGGCCGAAGCGATGCCTGGCAGCGGGTCGCCGCCTTGTACCCCGCCCTCGCGCCATGGGCCGAGGGCATGCCGATCGGCGGCGTCGTCGCAATGGGAGGCATCCACAGCGTGCGCCGCCAACTCGTTGACGCCGCACGGCCGCTGGTGACGGGGTTGGTCGCGCTCGGGGACGCATGGGCCACCACCAATCCGCAGTTCGGTCTCGGCATAACCCTCGGCATCACACACGCAACCCACCTGCGTGACGTGTTACGCGAGGAAGGTGTCGGCAGCCCCGCCGAACTGGCGTTGCGTTTCCACGCTGTCACTGAACGGAATCTGGGCCCCGTCTGGGCGGCGCTGGCCGACTGGGAGGTGCATCGGCAGGCGGAAATCGACGCCGACATGCGGGGCAAGGTCTACCGCAGTGGCAACACCGCTTGGAACCAGCATGTCGCCGGCCGGTCCGCCTGCCTCCGGGATGCCGACGTCATGCGCGCGATGGCCGAGATCGGCTTCCTGCTGTCCGACTCGCAGGAGTCCATGGGGAAGCCGGGTCTCGCAACCCGTTTCGCAGAACTGAGGGCAGACGCTCCTCGCTACGTCGGAGGCCCCAACCGCCGCGAACTGCTCGATGCCGTCAACGGCCTGTCGCCGAGGACGTCATAG